The following proteins are co-located in the Actinomycetes bacterium genome:
- a CDS encoding DUF3017 domain-containing protein has product MTLPASPTDDRPPIRGGWVGRQWPLLTVLGGGVTGLLLVGTGHFRSGCLLLGTSVLFAMLARLVLPARRVGLLVVRSRAFDVLVLAVMGVALVVLAIVVPTPG; this is encoded by the coding sequence GTGACGCTGCCCGCCTCGCCGACCGACGACCGGCCGCCGATCCGTGGCGGCTGGGTCGGCCGGCAGTGGCCGCTGCTCACCGTCCTCGGCGGCGGCGTGACCGGGCTGCTCCTGGTGGGCACCGGACACTTCCGCAGCGGCTGCCTGCTGCTCGGGACCTCCGTGCTGTTCGCGATGCTCGCCCGGCTCGTGCTGCCCGCCCGCCGGGTCGGCCTGCTGGTGGTGCGCAGCCGCGCGTTCGACGTCCTGGTGCTCGCGGTGATGGGCGTCGCGCTGGTCGTCCTGGCGATCGTGGTGCCGACACCCGGCTGA
- a CDS encoding malate dehydrogenase: MAPTPVTVTVTGAAGQIGYALLFRVASGQLLGPDVPVRLRLLEIAPALKAAEGTAMELDDCAFPLLDGIDITDDARAAFDGVNVALLVGARPRTAGMERGDLLEANGGIFKPQGEAINAGAADDVRVLVVGNPANTNALIAASHAPDVPKDRFTAMTRLDHNRALTQLAKKTGTPVADIRRLTIWGNHSATQYPDIFHAEVAGKNAAEVVDDRTWLENDFIPTVAKRGAAIIDARGASSAASAANAAIDHVHDWVNGTPEGDWTSAAIVSDGSYDVPAGLISSFPVVSRDGRWEIVPGLEIDDFSRARIDASVAELEEERAAVSSLGLV, translated from the coding sequence ATGGCCCCCACTCCCGTCACCGTCACCGTCACCGGCGCCGCCGGGCAGATCGGCTACGCCCTGCTGTTCCGGGTGGCCTCGGGGCAGCTGCTCGGACCGGACGTGCCGGTGCGCCTGCGGCTGCTGGAGATCGCGCCCGCGCTCAAGGCCGCCGAAGGCACCGCGATGGAGCTCGACGACTGCGCGTTCCCGCTGCTCGACGGCATAGACATCACCGACGACGCGCGGGCCGCCTTCGACGGCGTCAACGTCGCGCTGCTCGTCGGGGCGCGTCCGCGCACGGCCGGGATGGAGCGGGGCGACCTGCTCGAGGCCAACGGCGGCATCTTCAAGCCGCAGGGCGAGGCGATCAACGCGGGCGCTGCCGACGACGTGCGGGTCCTGGTCGTCGGCAACCCGGCCAACACCAACGCGCTGATCGCCGCGTCGCACGCGCCGGACGTGCCCAAGGACCGCTTCACCGCGATGACCCGCCTCGACCACAACCGGGCGCTGACCCAGCTGGCCAAGAAGACCGGAACGCCGGTCGCCGACATCCGCCGGCTGACCATCTGGGGCAACCACTCGGCGACGCAGTACCCCGACATCTTCCACGCCGAGGTGGCCGGCAAGAACGCGGCAGAAGTCGTCGACGACCGCACGTGGCTGGAGAACGACTTCATCCCGACCGTCGCGAAGCGCGGCGCCGCCATCATCGACGCGCGCGGCGCGTCGTCCGCCGCGTCCGCAGCCAACGCGGCCATCGACCACGTCCACGACTGGGTCAACGGGACGCCCGAGGGCGACTGGACCAGCGCGGCGATCGTGAGCGACGGGTCGTACGACGTCCCGGCGGGCCTGATCTCGTCCTTCCCGGTGGTGTCCCGCGACGGTCGCTGGGAGATCGTGCCCGGCCTGGAGATCGACGACTTCTCGCGGGCGCGCATCGACGCGTCGGTCGCGGAGCTCGAGGAGGAGCGCGCCGCCGTGTCCTCCCTCGGCCTGGTCTGA
- the galK gene encoding galactokinase translates to MSVDDFRTTYRSDPVGLWSAPGRVNLIGEHTDYNDGFVLPFAIAARTRVAAAPRDDGVLRMRSAQQPAGDLAVPLHDLAPGTPDGWGAYVAGVVWAARESGHDVGGMDLLVDGRVPLGGGLSSSHALECGVALAVNDIFGLGLDTRELALLTQRAENDFVGAPTGLMDQLASLGCTTGHALFLDTRSLEIEHVPLDPSGDGLALLVVDTRVHHELGDGSYADRRAACAKAARQLGVQTLRDVPADALDRRLDGLPDELRCRARHVVRENERVLAAVDAIRARDWAALGALLDGSHASLRDDYEVSCAELDTAVASAVDAGALGARMTGGGFGGSAVALVPHERVTAVRSAVADAFAAAGWESPRTFEVSPSAGAGRDR, encoded by the coding sequence GTGAGCGTCGACGACTTCCGGACCACCTACCGGTCCGACCCGGTCGGACTGTGGTCGGCGCCCGGCCGGGTCAACCTGATCGGCGAGCACACCGACTACAACGACGGCTTCGTGCTGCCCTTCGCCATCGCGGCACGCACCCGGGTCGCCGCCGCTCCCCGCGACGACGGCGTGCTGCGCATGCGGTCCGCCCAGCAGCCGGCCGGCGACCTGGCGGTGCCGCTCCACGACCTCGCGCCCGGGACACCGGACGGCTGGGGCGCCTACGTGGCCGGCGTCGTCTGGGCGGCCCGTGAGTCCGGCCACGACGTCGGCGGGATGGACCTGCTGGTGGACGGCCGGGTGCCGCTGGGCGGCGGGCTGTCCTCGTCGCACGCGCTCGAGTGCGGGGTCGCCCTGGCGGTCAACGACATCTTCGGGCTGGGCCTCGACACCCGCGAGCTCGCCCTGCTGACCCAGCGGGCGGAGAACGACTTCGTGGGTGCACCGACCGGGCTCATGGACCAGCTGGCGTCCCTGGGCTGCACGACCGGCCACGCCCTGTTCCTCGACACCCGCAGCCTGGAGATCGAGCACGTCCCACTCGACCCGTCGGGTGACGGGCTGGCGCTGCTGGTGGTGGACACGCGGGTGCACCACGAGCTCGGCGACGGGTCGTACGCCGACCGGCGCGCCGCCTGCGCGAAGGCAGCGCGACAGCTCGGCGTGCAGACGCTGCGCGACGTCCCGGCCGACGCGCTGGACCGTCGCCTGGACGGCCTACCCGACGAGCTTCGCTGCCGGGCCCGCCACGTCGTGCGCGAGAACGAGCGGGTGCTGGCCGCCGTCGACGCGATCCGGGCACGCGACTGGGCAGCGCTCGGCGCGCTCCTCGACGGCTCGCACGCCTCGCTGCGCGACGACTACGAGGTCAGCTGTGCGGAGCTCGACACCGCCGTCGCGTCCGCGGTCGACGCCGGCGCCCTCGGCGCCCGGATGACCGGTGGCGGGTTCGGCGGCTCGGCGGTGGCGCTCGTCCCGCACGAGCGGGTGACCGCGGTCCGGTCCGCCGTCGCCGACGCCTTCGCCGCCGCCGGCTGGGAGTCCCCCCGCACGTTCGAGGTGTCGCCGTCGGCAGGGGCCGGCCGCGACCGCTGA
- a CDS encoding bifunctional methylenetetrahydrofolate dehydrogenase/methenyltetrahydrofolate cyclohydrolase, with amino-acid sequence MGATTLDGKATAAEIRADLEQRVGRLREQGVVPGLGTVLVGDDPGSRSYVAGKHRDCAEVGIASIERVLPADASQADVEAVLDELNADPACTGYIVQLPLPAGLDAGAALTRMDPGKDADGLHPANLGRLVLMEDGPLPCTPRGIVALLRRYDVPLAGAEVVVVGRGVTVGRPLGLLLTRRTENATVTLCHTGTRDLAAHLRRADVVIAAAGVPGLVTADLVRPGAAVVDVGITRTQAGLVGDVAPEVRDVAGYVAPMPGGVGPMTRAMLLLNVVENAERAQHAGRQAVAR; translated from the coding sequence GTGGGAGCGACGACACTCGACGGCAAGGCCACGGCGGCCGAGATCCGCGCCGACCTCGAGCAGCGGGTCGGGCGGTTGCGCGAGCAGGGGGTGGTGCCCGGCCTCGGCACGGTGCTCGTGGGGGACGACCCGGGCAGCCGGTCCTACGTCGCCGGCAAGCACCGCGACTGCGCCGAGGTCGGCATCGCCTCCATCGAGCGCGTGCTGCCCGCCGACGCGTCCCAGGCCGACGTGGAGGCGGTCCTCGACGAGCTCAACGCCGACCCGGCCTGCACCGGCTACATCGTCCAGCTCCCGCTGCCGGCCGGACTCGACGCCGGCGCCGCGCTGACCCGGATGGACCCGGGCAAGGACGCCGACGGGCTGCACCCGGCCAACCTCGGCCGGCTGGTCCTCATGGAGGACGGCCCGCTGCCGTGCACCCCGCGTGGGATCGTGGCCCTGCTTCGCCGCTACGACGTACCGCTGGCCGGTGCCGAGGTCGTCGTCGTCGGCCGCGGGGTGACGGTGGGGCGCCCGCTCGGCCTGCTGCTGACCCGGCGCACCGAGAACGCCACGGTCACCCTCTGCCACACGGGCACCCGCGACCTGGCCGCCCACCTGCGCCGGGCCGACGTGGTGATCGCGGCGGCAGGGGTGCCCGGCCTGGTGACGGCGGACCTGGTGCGGCCCGGTGCCGCGGTGGTGGACGTCGGCATCACCCGCACCCAGGCCGGGCTGGTGGGCGATGTGGCGCCCGAGGTCCGCGACGTCGCGGGGTACGTCGCACCGATGCCCGGCGGGGTCGGCCCCATGACCCGGGCGATGCTGCTCCTCAACGTCGTCGAGAACGCGGAGCGCGCCCAGCACGCCGGAAGGCAGGCGGTCGCCCGGTGA
- a CDS encoding NADP-dependent isocitrate dehydrogenase: MAKTKVANPVVELDGDEMTRIIWAFIKDRLIHPYLDVDLEYYDLGIEHRDATDDQVTVDAANAIKRHGVGVKCATITPDEARVEEFGLKKMWLSPNGTIRNILGGVIFREPIVISNIPRLVPGWTKPIVIGRHAHGDQYKAQNFVVPGPGTVTITYTPDGEGEPMEFEVASFPGGGVAMGMYNYDESIRDFARASMRYGLERRFPVYLSTKNTILKAYDGRFKDLFQEVFDTEYKAEFEAAGLTYEHRLIDDMVAAALKWEGGYVWACKNYDGDVQSDTVAQGFGSLGLMTSVLMTPDGKVEAEAAHGTVTRHYRQHQQGKPTSTNPIASIFAWTRGLEQRGKMDGTPEVVGFAEALEQVCVETVESGTMTKDLALLVGPDQAWATTEEFLAALDANLGAKLA; encoded by the coding sequence GTGGCGAAGACCAAGGTGGCCAACCCCGTCGTGGAGCTCGACGGCGACGAGATGACCCGCATCATCTGGGCGTTCATCAAGGACCGGCTGATCCACCCTTACCTCGACGTCGACCTCGAGTACTACGACCTCGGCATCGAGCACCGCGACGCAACCGACGACCAGGTGACGGTCGACGCGGCCAACGCCATCAAGCGGCACGGCGTCGGCGTCAAGTGCGCCACGATCACGCCGGACGAGGCGCGGGTCGAGGAGTTCGGGCTGAAGAAGATGTGGCTCTCGCCGAACGGCACGATCCGCAACATCCTCGGCGGGGTCATCTTCCGCGAGCCGATCGTCATCTCGAACATCCCGCGGCTGGTGCCCGGCTGGACCAAGCCGATCGTCATCGGCCGTCACGCGCACGGCGACCAGTACAAGGCGCAGAACTTCGTGGTGCCCGGCCCCGGCACGGTGACCATCACCTACACGCCGGACGGCGAGGGTGAGCCGATGGAGTTCGAGGTCGCCAGCTTCCCGGGCGGCGGCGTCGCCATGGGCATGTACAACTACGACGAGTCGATCCGCGACTTCGCGCGGGCGTCCATGCGCTACGGGCTCGAGCGCCGCTTCCCGGTGTACCTGTCCACGAAGAACACGATCCTCAAGGCGTACGACGGCCGGTTCAAGGACCTGTTCCAGGAGGTTTTCGACACCGAGTACAAGGCCGAGTTCGAGGCGGCGGGGCTGACCTACGAGCACCGGCTGATCGACGACATGGTGGCCGCGGCGCTGAAGTGGGAGGGCGGCTACGTCTGGGCCTGCAAGAACTACGACGGCGACGTCCAGTCGGACACCGTGGCGCAGGGCTTCGGCTCGCTGGGCCTGATGACCTCCGTGCTGATGACGCCGGACGGCAAGGTCGAGGCCGAGGCGGCTCACGGCACCGTGACCCGGCACTACCGGCAGCACCAGCAGGGCAAGCCGACGTCCACCAACCCGATCGCGTCGATCTTCGCGTGGACCCGCGGCCTCGAGCAGCGCGGGAAGATGGACGGCACCCCCGAGGTCGTCGGCTTCGCCGAGGCGCTCGAGCAGGTCTGCGTGGAGACCGTCGAGTCCGGGACCATGACCAAGGACCTCGCCCTGCTGGTCGGACCGGACCAGGCGTGGGCCACCACCGAGGAGTTCCTCGCCGCCCTCGACGCCAACCTCGGCGCCAAGCTCGCCTGA